A window of the Verminephrobacter eiseniae EF01-2 genome harbors these coding sequences:
- a CDS encoding enoyl-CoA hydratase/isomerase family protein, with amino-acid sequence MSFAYTSLSFEVVEDRIGLLTLRCPAQHNSLSETLKTELRRLLAELSHDRELGALVITGEGRSFCSGGDLRHLKNAERSADFDRRRIYQLHDWVQPLMNLEMPVIAAVNGPAIGAGFGLALAADFILCAPEAYFRTSFSRVGLVPDTGLFFTLPRIVGLQSAKEITFTGRKVDAAEALALRIALAVHAGERLMDEAMALARRLAQGPTAAIGASKRILNQSFHLDARALVEMEAAAQAIFFHSSFHQQAIDDFASGTPFRYDWERPH; translated from the coding sequence ATGTCATTCGCCTACACATCGCTGTCGTTCGAGGTCGTCGAAGACCGCATCGGCCTGCTCACGCTGCGCTGCCCGGCGCAACACAACAGCCTGAGCGAAACGCTCAAGACCGAGTTGCGGCGCCTGCTGGCCGAGCTGTCGCACGACCGCGAGCTCGGCGCGCTGGTCATCACCGGCGAAGGCCGCTCCTTCTGCAGCGGCGGCGACCTGCGGCACCTGAAGAACGCCGAGCGCAGCGCCGACTTCGACCGGCGCCGCATCTACCAGTTGCACGACTGGGTGCAGCCGCTGATGAACCTGGAGATGCCGGTGATCGCCGCGGTCAACGGACCGGCGATCGGCGCAGGCTTCGGCCTGGCACTGGCTGCCGACTTCATCCTGTGCGCGCCCGAGGCGTACTTTCGCACCTCGTTCAGCCGCGTCGGCCTGGTGCCCGACACCGGCCTGTTCTTCACGCTGCCGCGCATCGTCGGCCTGCAATCGGCCAAGGAAATCACCTTCACGGGCCGCAAGGTCGATGCGGCCGAAGCCCTCGCCTTGCGCATCGCACTCGCCGTCCATGCGGGCGAACGGCTGATGGACGAAGCCATGGCACTCGCACGCCGGCTCGCGCAGGGGCCAACCGCCGCCATCGGTGCGAGCAAACGCATCCTGAACCAGTCCTTCCACCTCGATGCGCGGGCACTGGTCGAGATGGAAGCCGCAGCGCAGGCCATCTTCTTCCACTCCAGCTTCCACCAGCAGGCCATCGACGACTTCGCGAGCGGCACGCCCTTTCGCTACGACTGGGAGCGGCCACACTGA
- a CDS encoding Bug family tripartite tricarboxylate transporter substrate binding protein yields MTIDRRVMLATMATMAGLAAGFGPLANAQPKAAWPTKTVKFIVGAAAGGSASDAATRFFANQIAERSKQPVVVDNRPGADGNLAAEVVARSAPDGHTFLVTGNNTHAANVHLYKSMSFDPEKDFAPVTTYARVPYVLLINGNRLAARTLKDFIAHARANPGKLAYASAAVASRVGVEQLKLTAKFDAVNVAYKSGAQAMTDLLGGHVDFYIADAVNALQQVQAGRAIALGVTVAERLPAAPDLPTIAESGFPDFDFASWLAVWTSAGTPPELVRAASAAINDAMGSPAGKQFLEKQGLLPYPGSPEALRTLQQRETLRWGQAIRAAQMVAN; encoded by the coding sequence ATGACCATCGATCGACGTGTGATGCTGGCCACCATGGCCACCATGGCCGGCTTGGCCGCAGGCTTCGGCCCCCTCGCGAACGCCCAGCCCAAGGCCGCCTGGCCCACCAAGACCGTGAAGTTCATCGTCGGCGCCGCTGCCGGCGGCTCCGCGTCCGACGCGGCGACGCGCTTCTTCGCGAACCAGATCGCCGAGCGCAGCAAGCAGCCCGTGGTGGTCGACAACCGCCCCGGCGCCGATGGCAACCTTGCGGCCGAAGTGGTGGCACGTTCGGCCCCCGACGGCCACACCTTCCTCGTCACCGGCAACAACACGCACGCGGCCAACGTGCACCTGTACAAGTCGATGTCCTTCGACCCCGAGAAAGACTTCGCACCCGTCACCACCTATGCACGCGTGCCCTACGTGTTGTTGATCAACGGCAACCGGCTGGCAGCGCGCACCCTGAAGGACTTCATCGCCCACGCCCGCGCCAACCCCGGCAAGCTGGCCTACGCCAGCGCCGCCGTGGCCAGCCGTGTCGGTGTCGAACAGCTCAAGCTCACGGCAAAGTTCGACGCCGTGAACGTGGCCTACAAGTCGGGCGCGCAGGCCATGACCGACCTGCTCGGCGGGCACGTCGACTTCTACATCGCCGACGCCGTCAACGCGCTGCAGCAGGTGCAAGCGGGCCGCGCGATCGCGCTCGGCGTGACGGTGGCCGAGCGCCTGCCGGCCGCACCCGACCTACCGACCATCGCCGAGTCGGGATTTCCGGATTTCGACTTCGCCTCGTGGCTCGCGGTCTGGACCAGCGCGGGCACCCCGCCCGAGCTGGTGCGCGCCGCCAGCGCCGCGATCAACGACGCCATGGGCTCGCCGGCCGGCAAGCAGTTTCTCGAGAAGCAGGGCCTACTGCCCTACCCGGGTTCGCCCGAGGCGCTGCGCACGCTGCAGCAGCGCGAGACGCTGCGCTGGGGCCAGGCGATCAGGGCCGCGCAGATGGTCGCCAACTGA
- a CDS encoding acyl-CoA carboxylase subunit beta: MTTLASNLAPASPAYTRNKAHMLDLVEQVRALEQRAVLRSARSAANFHARGKLLPRERLAHLLDSGRPFLELMTLAGYCGIEDRDPATSIPGSALIVGIGHISGVRCMVAVNDAGISAGAMQSLTGQKLIRAQEIALAHKLPFVQLVESAGGNLKKYRVERFIVGGGMFYNLARLSAAGLPVISLIHGSSAAGGAYLPGLSDYVVMVRQQARAFLAGPALLKAATGEEATEEELGGADMHARTSGLADYVAENDLDGIARIRDILRAIGWTDTAVLPASPIRPPRHDREDLLGVMPADARTPVDMREVIARLVDDSDFHEFKQLYGAPTVCGYATVHGQPVGILTNNGPLDPAGATKAAEFIQLCVQLDRPILFLQNITGFIVGRAHEEAGMIKHGAKLIQALSNAPVPRITLLCGASFGAGNYGMCGRAFKPDFLFSWPNAKTAVMGGEQAAMTMRMVAEGAARRAGRAVDEDALAQESREIVDNFNEQSTAIYTSSLLLDDGIIDPRNTREVLGVVLKTAAAAKTRPVIPIQFGVARF, translated from the coding sequence ATGACGACACTTGCATCGAACCTGGCACCGGCCAGCCCCGCGTACACGCGCAACAAAGCCCACATGCTGGATCTGGTGGAACAGGTGCGCGCGCTCGAGCAGCGCGCGGTCCTGCGCTCGGCGCGCTCGGCCGCCAACTTTCACGCGCGCGGCAAGCTGCTGCCGCGTGAACGGCTCGCCCACCTGCTGGACTCGGGCCGCCCCTTTCTCGAACTGATGACGCTGGCGGGCTACTGCGGCATCGAGGACCGCGACCCAGCCACCAGCATCCCGGGCAGCGCGCTGATCGTGGGCATCGGCCACATCTCGGGCGTGCGCTGCATGGTCGCCGTGAACGACGCGGGCATCAGCGCCGGCGCGATGCAGTCACTCACCGGCCAGAAGTTGATCCGTGCGCAAGAGATCGCGCTCGCGCACAAGCTGCCTTTCGTGCAGCTGGTGGAAAGCGCGGGCGGCAACCTCAAGAAGTACCGCGTCGAGCGCTTCATCGTCGGCGGCGGCATGTTCTACAACCTCGCGCGGTTGTCGGCGGCGGGACTGCCGGTGATTTCGCTCATCCACGGCTCGTCGGCCGCCGGCGGCGCCTATCTGCCAGGGCTGTCCGATTACGTGGTCATGGTGCGCCAGCAGGCGCGCGCTTTTCTCGCGGGTCCCGCGCTGCTCAAGGCGGCCACGGGCGAAGAAGCCACCGAGGAAGAACTCGGCGGTGCCGACATGCACGCGCGCACCTCGGGCCTGGCCGACTACGTGGCCGAGAACGACCTGGACGGCATCGCGCGCATCCGCGACATCCTGCGCGCGATCGGCTGGACCGACACCGCGGTATTGCCGGCTTCGCCCATCCGTCCACCGCGCCATGACCGCGAAGACCTGCTGGGCGTGATGCCCGCTGACGCTCGCACGCCGGTGGACATGCGCGAAGTCATCGCACGCCTGGTCGACGACTCGGACTTCCACGAGTTCAAGCAGCTGTATGGTGCACCCACCGTGTGCGGCTACGCCACCGTGCACGGCCAGCCGGTCGGCATCCTCACCAACAACGGGCCGCTCGATCCGGCGGGGGCCACCAAGGCCGCCGAGTTCATCCAGCTGTGCGTGCAGCTGGACCGCCCGATCCTGTTCCTGCAGAACATCACCGGCTTCATCGTCGGCCGCGCGCACGAAGAGGCCGGGATGATCAAGCACGGCGCCAAGCTGATCCAGGCGCTGTCGAACGCGCCCGTGCCGCGCATCACGCTGCTGTGCGGCGCCTCGTTCGGTGCCGGCAACTACGGCATGTGCGGCCGCGCGTTCAAGCCCGACTTTTTGTTCTCGTGGCCCAACGCCAAGACCGCCGTGATGGGCGGCGAGCAGGCTGCGATGACGATGCGCATGGTGGCCGAGGGCGCCGCACGGCGCGCGGGACGCGCGGTCGACGAAGACGCACTGGCCCAGGAGAGCCGCGAGATCGTCGACAACTTCAACGAGCAGTCGACCGCCATCTACACCAGCAGCCTGCTGCTGGACGACGGAATCATCGACCCGCGCAACACGCGCGAAGTGCTCGGCGTGGTGCTCAAGACCGCCGCCGCCGCGAAGACGCGCCCCGTCATCCCGATCCAGTTCGGCGTCGCGCGCTTCTGA
- the fusA gene encoding elongation factor G, with product MPSRSNGLAAEVQAVRTLALVGAAAAGKTSLAEALLFTAGAIGACGSIERGSTVSDHDPLERRMLHSLNASVMHLTHAATRIHLIDTPGGPDFLGQSLPALEAVETVAVVINAATGIEPMAVRMMDYAASRHLARMIVVTKIDSQGVSLAGLLADIQATFGRECLPLNVPDGVNRQVIDCFFNRFGRSDFGPVEAAHRALVEQVVEVDAAFVERYLEEGDVDPSELHAPLEQALREGHLIPVCFVSSRSGAGVAELLDMIVKFLPDPTEGNPPEFMVGEGAQAQPMKALPDPSLHVLAHVFKVTIDAYVGKMGIFRVHQGTVTRDSQLYIGDGRKPFKVGHLFMLQGKDHVEVSRALPGDIVAVAKVDEIHFDAVLHDAAEDSHVHLAPLPFPVPVYGLAIEPKRHGDEQRAWEILGKLAAEDPCLRIEHVAATNETVLYGLGELHLRIALERLREVYHFEVLTRPPRIAYRETVTAPAEGHHRHKKQSGGAGQFAEVFLRIEPLARGAGFAFADEVRGGAIPSQFIPAVEKGVREVLAYGAIAGYPVVDVRVVVYDGKHHSVDSKDIAFATAGRKAFMAAIREARPAVLEPIVQIEIAVPEHSVGDVTSDLSSRRGLITGTSGEGGGTVAIGGQVPEVELANYQSLLHAMTSGQGRYTIALSHYEAVPPAVQKTLMGEYRGREEE from the coding sequence ATGCCAAGCCGATCGAACGGCCTCGCGGCCGAAGTGCAAGCCGTGCGAACCCTGGCGCTCGTGGGCGCCGCGGCTGCCGGCAAAACCTCCCTCGCCGAGGCCTTGCTGTTCACGGCGGGTGCCATCGGGGCGTGCGGCAGCATCGAGCGCGGCAGCACCGTCAGCGACCACGACCCGCTCGAGCGCCGCATGCTGCATTCGCTCAACGCCTCGGTGATGCACCTCACGCATGCCGCCACGCGCATCCACCTCATCGACACGCCCGGCGGGCCCGACTTTTTGGGCCAGAGCCTGCCGGCGCTGGAGGCGGTCGAAACGGTGGCGGTGGTCATCAATGCCGCCACCGGCATCGAGCCGATGGCCGTGCGCATGATGGACTACGCCGCCTCGCGCCACCTCGCGCGCATGATCGTCGTCACCAAGATCGATTCGCAGGGCGTCTCGCTGGCCGGGCTGCTGGCCGACATCCAGGCCACCTTCGGCCGCGAATGCCTGCCGCTGAACGTGCCCGACGGCGTCAACCGGCAGGTGATCGATTGTTTCTTCAACCGCTTCGGGCGCTCCGACTTCGGACCGGTCGAGGCGGCGCACCGCGCGCTCGTCGAGCAGGTGGTCGAGGTCGATGCGGCCTTCGTCGAGCGCTACCTCGAGGAAGGCGACGTGGACCCGTCCGAGCTGCACGCGCCGCTCGAGCAGGCGCTGCGCGAAGGCCACCTGATTCCCGTGTGCTTTGTCTCGTCGCGCAGCGGTGCCGGCGTGGCCGAGCTGCTCGACATGATCGTCAAGTTCCTGCCCGACCCGACCGAGGGCAACCCGCCGGAGTTCATGGTCGGCGAGGGCGCGCAGGCCCAGCCCATGAAGGCCCTGCCCGATCCGTCGCTGCATGTGCTGGCGCATGTGTTCAAGGTCACCATCGACGCGTACGTCGGCAAGATGGGCATCTTCCGCGTGCACCAGGGCACGGTCACGCGCGACAGCCAGCTCTACATCGGCGACGGCCGCAAACCCTTCAAGGTGGGGCACCTGTTCATGCTCCAGGGCAAGGACCATGTCGAGGTGTCGCGCGCGCTGCCCGGCGACATCGTGGCCGTGGCCAAGGTCGATGAGATCCATTTCGATGCCGTGCTCCACGATGCCGCCGAAGACAGCCACGTGCACCTGGCGCCGCTGCCGTTCCCCGTGCCCGTGTACGGCCTGGCCATCGAGCCCAAGCGCCACGGCGACGAACAGCGCGCCTGGGAAATCCTCGGCAAGCTCGCGGCCGAAGACCCGTGCCTGCGCATCGAGCATGTGGCCGCGACCAACGAGACCGTGCTCTACGGCCTGGGCGAGCTGCACCTGCGCATCGCGCTCGAACGCCTGCGCGAGGTGTACCACTTCGAGGTGCTGACGCGGCCGCCGCGCATCGCCTACCGCGAGACCGTGACCGCGCCGGCCGAGGGCCACCACCGCCACAAGAAGCAGAGCGGCGGTGCCGGCCAGTTCGCCGAAGTCTTCCTGCGCATCGAGCCACTCGCGCGCGGCGCGGGCTTCGCGTTCGCCGACGAAGTCAGGGGCGGCGCGATCCCGAGCCAGTTCATCCCTGCGGTCGAGAAAGGCGTGCGCGAGGTGCTGGCCTACGGCGCGATCGCCGGCTACCCCGTGGTCGACGTGCGCGTCGTGGTGTACGACGGCAAGCACCACAGCGTCGACAGCAAGGACATCGCCTTCGCGACCGCCGGTCGCAAGGCCTTCATGGCCGCGATCCGCGAGGCCCGTCCGGCCGTGCTCGAACCGATCGTGCAGATCGAGATCGCCGTGCCCGAGCATTCGGTGGGCGATGTCACGAGCGACCTGTCGTCGCGGCGCGGCCTCATCACCGGCACCTCCGGCGAGGGCGGCGGTACCGTGGCCATCGGCGGCCAGGTGCCCGAGGTCGAGCTGGCCAACTACCAGTCGCTGCTGCATGCGATGACCAGCGGCCAGGGCCGCTACACCATTGCGTTGTCGCACTACGAGGCCGTGCCACCGGCTGTGCAGAAGACGCTGATGGGCGAGTACCGGGGGCGTGAAGAGGAGTAG